The Neomonachus schauinslandi chromosome 11, ASM220157v2, whole genome shotgun sequence genomic sequence ctctctctcctggtgtAGCCTGCGACTCCTACTGGACGTCCGTCCACCCCGAGTACTGGACTAAGCGCCACGTCTGGGAATGGCTCCAGTTCTGCTGCGAGCAGTACAAGCTGGACGCCAACTGCATCTCCTTCTGCCACTTCAACATCAGCGGCCCCCAGCTCTGCAGCATGACGCAGGACGAGTTCATCGAAGCGGCTGGCATCTGCGGGGAGTACCTCTACTTCATCCTCCAGAACATCCGCTCGCAAGGTCAGTGTCCAGGGGGCCGGGCCtccgggggaggggccgggggtggggcccagtttacctccccctccccgccccccaagtGGGATTTCATGAGCTGGAACTCTCTATTCACCAAAAGCCCCTTAACCAAAATCTCTCAATCCCTGGACGTTCTCCTTTGCTAGAATTAGAGACTGTAGGTCAAAGGGAGCAAGTTACAAGGAAGCACGTTGAGTACTTttttaacaagaaaagaaaacctaaaaagacATTCAGGAACCAGGCAGAGACAACGAAATAATGTATTCTGTGAATTAAGATTCGCCACCAGaagacatggggaaaaaaagagctttcTGCTTGACTTTTCActaagcaggaggagaagaaaatgaactAGACCCTTTCCCTTCCCGTTCCCAGAGGAGTCCAATTAATTGGCATTTTATTATCGCTTGCCTAATGGTCAGGGATCAAACGGCCGGAAGGTGGCGCCAGGGGCGTTATTTAACATTTCAATGCCCCACAAGAGCAGAATGTGGAAGAACAGGTGTTTTCAGATTGGAAATGTTTCTTTGAGAACATATAATTCCGTATCCCCATGTCACAGATAAAGGAACTAAGGTCCCAAGCGATTAGgtgacttctccaaggtcacacagcacacaGAGTTGATTTGTGGAAAGTCAACACAAAGCAAGGGCTTTGAGTTCGGAAAGACCTGTGTTGCCACCCTGACTCCAACGCTCTGGAGCCACAGGTCCTCTGGCAAAGGGCTTGCCCTCTCTGAATTTCCACTGCGTCGTCTGTACATTGGGATAATAATACACACCTTCACAGGTGACAGGACTCCATGAAACATGGCCCGGAGCAGCATATAAAGATGCAGATGCAGTAAATGGCAGCCGTTTTTGTCATTATGAATATAACCAAggggaaagacattttaaaaaataaggaaatacatcTCAGTTCAATTTTAAGAAAGACTTTTCTAAAAgttagcctcttttttttttttttggaaagactGCTTCAGAAGATACTAAAGGTAGGAGGCTCCCCATCACTGGAGATAATCAAGCAGGCTAATAGCCCCTGATTGATGGGGATGCTGTGGCAGGGATTCCTGTTTGGGCAGAAAACCACAGAGGACCTTCCAACTCTAAGATTCTTTGCTTTCCCCTTGCTCTCCCCCATCATGAGTGCCTGAGGGCAGGAAAGCTATGGATGTTGGCCCTGGGGCACTTCTCAGCTTCTGCCCTGGGAGCTAAAACCCACCAGGTGCAGCAAGGAAGGGACCAACAGACCTGGTGTCCATCATTGTCCAGTCTTGGCTTCATTATAGCCGGTGACAGGGCCCTGCCAGGAGCAGTGGCCCGGGGCATAGAGTGGGCCCTCCGTGAAAAGGAGAAAGTCTGAATAAATCACAGCAGCTCAGGGAGGGGCTCCATTCAGAACCCCCCCTGGGCCACGGAGAGGGAGATGTTCCATCCTGGAAGAGGATGTAGCTTGGCATCACCAGCCTTCACCAAACATCATGTCAATCAAGTTTGTCTCCAGACCCCGGCATCCCCTGTGCTGGGGTCTCTCAGCCTGGGCGCCTCCCTTCCCTAACCCTTGTTTCATCCCCAAATCTCTGTTCCTGGAGCCATTATCTCAGGGCCCGTGCAAAACAAGCCAAACACAATTGTTTTTCCAACAGGCCATATTTTGCCTCTTATCCTGAGGAATCCCTGGGGTCACAAGGCCAACTCCAACGGTGGAATTTCAGGCCAGCGTAGTTAACCGTGTTGAGCAGTAGAACAACCTACACCACCAAGCTGCTCCACACTGAAATTCCTCCTTAAATGTTCCTCAAGCAGGAATGTATACTGTGTATCGTGAATCGAAATACATGTAGTAAGACCAGAGTGTACAGCGTCCCAATGTGCCCAAGACACACTGTTTCACCTGTTATCCCAGACTAATTATTACCAGCGCTAtctttcattctcaaaagtgtctgcctttgtacAATAAATTAGATGATGATCTGGTTATTACCTAGTTTAGGCCTTCTTTTACTGCACGGATTAGGACTCTGGCAGAACAGGACACAGAACAAGTAAGTTTGGACAGTGAGAGGAGCTACAGGGAGGGGGATAGGGCCCAGTGTGCTGTCTGGCTCAGGAGGTATTTCCATAGGATTCAAGGGCTCAGAAACTCGGGGACACTGGTCGCTGGAGAGTGAGGCCAGCAGGGAGGGCGGGGGGCCGTGGGTGGCTTCCACGGTGGGAGTGGAATGGGTCCCTCATTGGTCAGTCCTCCAACCTGTTCTCGGGCAGCCCTCCGGGCAGAgtgcacccaggtgccctggctgaCCAGAACCCATCAGAAAATGGCACTGGGAATAAACAGTCACAAATGTGTCCTGTTCCAGGCCCCTCAGTCAGTGGAAGTTAATCCTACTGAACACCAAGCTAGAAAAGAGGTGTCCCTTGGCCTGTGACACCACATGGTAACTTGATTTGAGACTCTTAAttcccccacccagcccaccccATTTTTCAGAGGAGCAAACCAAGGCCCCGACATAATCTCCCAAATTCTTATTACAGCCTCTCGGTGGGTCTTGCACTCCTTTTGGCTTCCTATGTCCATTTTCCCCTTACCAGCACATAACGGGCATTCAAACCCCCAAGGAATTGGAGGTCCCAAAACAGATCACAGACCCTGCGAGCAGAGCTGAAGGGGAACTCACTCAGCGGGAGTCTTGTCACATGCTGCCCGGAGACTGAGTGAAGTCACACTGGGGTGGTGATACGGCCCAGCTCAGGCAGGGCACAGGCGCCCTTGGAAAATCCTCGAGGCTGCTGGAATGCCTGGCCCCGGGGCCTGCTCCAGGAGCCCTTTAAAAACCAGGAGATGGTTATCTCTCAAAGGTGGCTTTAGCATGGCCCAATAAGAGCCAAGTGGTCTCAAagtttctttctgaaataaaactaCCCCGCAGAGGAGATGGttgctccccttctccccagtaCCCACTCTCCCGGTCGGGGAACCCAGGGTCACCTGGTACACTTGTggacttctttttccttcccaggTTACTCCTTCTTTACGGACACTGAAGAGACCAAGGCTGCCATCAAAGACTGTAAGTAGCCAGGTTCACGTGGCCCAAGGCGGTGCCAAGGCCGCTGGTGGGCACCATGGGCTTGACGGTTCTTTTGTGACCACAACCGAAAAGTTGATGACCTAATAAACCAGTCACAGACCAGAAGACAGCAAGGGGAAATGTGGTGGGCAGAGCGCAGGGCCTGGGTTTATGGATTCCTCGTCTACCCCCagactcagtttccctatctgtaaaatggagcgaCCATCCCCGGTTGTGGTGAGTTGGAGAAATGGTGCATATGAAGTGCCTGGCAACACGGATGCTCCAGGCAGTGCTAGCTGTGAGCAACAATAACCATAATGACTAACCCTAGAGCCGATGTCTCCGAAGATCTGAGCTCCCTAAGTTTTTAATCATAAGGTGATGGAGGCGCTCCAGCGGCCCTGTTGATTCTGAGAATTAACGCTATCTCACTTTTGCAGATGGAGAAGGTTTAGGAAATGCAACTTTGGggctttcattgttttaaaagagGATGATGTTATTGCTTTTAATTACTGAGTGCCACACAACGGCCCTGGCCTGGGGACCAGCGGGAGACATGGGTCCTGGGTAGGCCCCTTTTCTCCATGGACTTCAGCCCCTTCATCCACAGAGAGGGgataggggggggggggggggggggacttgtGACGTCTCTGAGGGGCAGACACAGATGGATGGTTTCTCATGACTTATTTTTCCTGTCCTGAAAGTCCCAAGCAATCAACTGAGGATTTAGGTTATCTGGTTAATGTAGATTTTTCCATTCAGGGTTTTAGCCCAGGAATAGCTGCGTCCTTAAAGCACACACTGCAGGCTTACGGAGGCCCGCCGTGCCCCACAGAGCCCCTCAGCCATCCCAGGAGTGGTTCTGCCTTCCGTGCGGTTTCCCCACACTCGGGCGGCAGGGCAGAGCCTCTCCTACCTGTGAACAAAGTTCCCGTGGAGTTTCCCATCCATCCATAACGGTCTGCGGGGTACAAACCCTGCTGTCTCCACCCAGCCCAGTCCAGGCAAAGCCCCCCCGCTCCCCGGAAAGAAATGAGCCCACTGAGGCCTAGGGGCCATTACTGAGTCTGTCTAAAGGCTTGAGCCCAGGGCAGGCGCTTGCCATACTCCTAAGCAGCAGTGAGTTTGACCTGCCCAAACTTCTCCCAGTGATCAGTGTTCCTGCCTATAAATGGGTGTCTTTTTTTGCCAGCCTGCCTCCCTCACAGCTAGGAAGAGATAGTGTGTCCCATAAGTTCTGTAGAAGTTGTTACCTGAGTATAGAACTAGCCCCAATTAGAGTTATTGCTATAGTAATGGCGGCCAGCGTTCCCTGGCTGCTTATAatgagccaggccctgtgctagaaTCTTTACCAACATTGTTTCAGGTAATCTTTCTAATAACCCTGTAAGACAAGACCTAGTACCAAGCGTAGAGGTTAAAGGTGACAAGATTAGGAAGGTGACAGATAACCCAGGTGTGTCTAAGTCCGAAGCCCTTAATCCCTTCCTCTCCTCACgcatcccttcctttcccttttcgttcattcattcattcaacaaccatTTAGTGTACCCTTACCATGAGCCAGGCCcaggcacctactatgtgccatggcTGCAGCAATGGGCGCAACCTTGGTCTTTCCATCATAAAGCAAGTGAGGGAGACATCAAACAAACAATCCCTGTAATAAATTTGTAATGGCTAAGTATGATGATACCACAAAGAAAAAGGACAGGGTGCTGTGTGTGTGATGGAGAACAGTTTGCATTTCAATTAGGGAtgagggaagacttcctggaagaagAGATATTTAAATTAAGCCTAAAAGATGAGCAGAAGTGAgctaggaagagggaagaaaagggtACAGGGAGTGAgcggcaagtgcaaaggccctgaggcaggaacagtTTTGGAGCCCTTGAGAAAGAATCAGAAAACTAGCACTAGGAGGCTCAATGCAGTGACcggtagccacatgtggccattaggtttaattaaaattaaataaagtgaaaattcaGCTGCTGAGTCACACTAGGCACATtccaagtgctcaatagccacaggCAGCTAGTGGCTACCACGTACGACTGCTCAGATTCCCATCATTATGGTTCTCTCAGATAGCACCTTGGTAGATCATCAGTAAcatcagcagagggagaagtggaagCTGAGGCCAAGAGCAGGGCAGGAGCAGGTCACATACAGCTTTTGAGTCTGGATTTCATTCTGAGCAGgctgggaagccactgaagcAGGAAACAATAAGATCCCatctgcattttaagaagatGCCCCAGACTGCCATGTCTGGGTCAGGAAGGAGCCCAGCTAGGAGGCTATTGTCCAGGAGGTAGAGTGATGGTgatgggagggacagagagaagttTCTGGAGGTAAAGGTGGTGATAAGACAAGGGCTCTGAGCTGGCATCTCTACGGAGACAAACCCTGCACGACGGCGGCTGCCCCAGGCTTTGCTCCGTGCAGGCCCTGCCCAGCCTTACCAACGAGAGAGGCACCATTTCTAGACTGAACTCAGGGTTAAGTGGTCCAGTGAGCACACCAAAAAGCAGCACCCCAGCTCTGCCGAATGGCAGCCTCCACTACCACACCAGGAAACCGTGGCCTTCCCCCGGAGCCACTGAGGCCCATCTCTGGCTCTCCCACAGCTCTCCCCAGACAGAACCCCCAACATATAGTTTAACAAGAATGAAGACAACAGACTGACAGAGCCTGTTCTAGAAAATCCAGGACGTATGATCACAATGCCTACGGCCCGGCTAATGTTTCGTGATCCCAGTCACCCCCAATGCAGAAATGAGATGTGCCAGCCAGAGGCCAAGGCCTGGCCAATGAGGACAGCTGGTATCCTGGGGCTGCAAGCAGCGTTCCATCAGTCTGCAGCGAAGACGAACACCTACCCTTACCACCTGTGAAGCCCTGTGCCCCAGGCAGTGCCAGGCGGAGTATTTTACCTGCtctaactcatttcatcctcattcTAACTCCATGAGGTAGGATGGTTGCCCCCATTTACATCTGAGGAACCAGAAGAGCAATGACTTGCAAAGAAGTGCACAGATGGGATTCCAACTCATTTTCTCAAAGTCTGTGCTTCTAACATTGGGCCATTcaccacacgtgcacacacacacacacacatgcacacacatacacgcacacacatgcacacagacaggTGAACATACCCCCAGACCCTTCTCTTCATTCCGCTGCCCCCTCAGTTGAGACCCAAAGCTCTAGACTCTTCTGGGTCTGCAGCTCCTCAGTGACCCAGAGAACAAGATGATTTTCAGCTCGGTACCTGTGGAAGGGGCCCAGGCACGACAAGCTCTGAAGCTGTCGGGCTGGCCCAAGTGACCCCCCNNNNNNNNNNNNNNNNNNNNNNNNNNNNNNNNNNNNNNNNNNNNNNNNNNNNNNNNNNNNNNNNNNNNNNNNNNNNNNNNNNNNNNNNNNNNNNNNNNNNNNNNNNNNNNNNNNNNNNNNNNNNNNNNNNNNNNNNNNNNNNNNNNNNNNNNNNNNNNNNNNNNNNNNNNNNNNNNNNNNNNNNNNNNNNNNNNNNNNNNNNNNNNNNNNNNNNNNNNNNNNNNNNNNNNNNNNNNNNNNNNNNNNNNNNNNNNNNNNNNNNNNNNNNNNNNNNNNNNNNNNNNNNNNNNNNNNNNNNNNNNNNNNNNNNNNNNNNNNNNNNNNNNNNNNNNNNNNNNNNNNNNNNNNNNNNNNNNNNNNNNNNNNNNNNNNNNNNNNNNNNNNNNNNNNNNNNNNNNNNAAGCTCATGATGTCCCCCATGCACCAGTGGGGCTAGGGAGCGCTCCTACGTTTTAGGTGTTGTTTCTTTCTCCACCCgccctttcccacccccaccgCAGAAATGCCAGAAAACCAAGCCTGCAGGCTTGGGGTCGCCGCCGGGAGCCTCCTGTTCCGAGGCTCAGAGCTTCTCCTCCCGTCACAGAGTGTGGGCTCCCTAGCCCCACTGGTGCATGGGGGACATCATGAGCTTGTTTGGGAAactgcccctccagcccccatcTCGGCTTCTGGACTGAGAATATATCCTGTGGCCACATCTGAACAGTCTCTAGTCTCAAGGCAACCAAACCTCTCCAAATTGCTCGGATAGCAGAGAACCCAGGCCATGCCCCCGTCGCCCCTGCACCAGGCACCGCCCAGCTGCGGGGACCCCTCCAAGACAAAGATAGTTCTGCGTCCGGGGGACCTGTCGCCCGGAGCACCGGGGGCATCTGCGGAGAAGTTCGGTGGGGTCCTGGTGCTGGCGCTGGTGGACGTTCTGACTTGGTAACCTGCCTCTGCCCAGCTAACTCAGTACGGCTGCAGGGCCTCTGCCCCCATGGCCACCCCACGGCCACCCCCAGCCGAGCGAGGCCTCCGATCTGTGGAGCCATGAGTGGCATCAAAGCCACCGCGGGGAACTGGGAGCAGATAAAACAGGGATATCTCTGGCAAGACCCACCAGGAGAGGCTCCCACAGTCCACACAACCCTGCCTCACACTGACCTGTCCTGGGCTCAGCCCACCAAGCCAGAGATCCCTCCCCCGCAGCACATGGGAGCCATCACACAAATTAAAAGGGCAGcgttttccctccctcttctggcCATTCCGGCATTTCAGGGCAAGCTTACTGTCTACTCACCGGTTCATAATTCACCTTGGTTTATCTCGCCTCTCcatctgctttctctcttcttcaaagATTAAGTTAAAGCAACACTAGGTCCGCCCTGCGGGTGGCGCCAGGCAGCATGGCGCTCCACCAGACAGAAGGGCGGCCATCTTCCTTCTGGTCATCGGCCAGCTGTCGGCCCTGCTCACCTGCTTTCACTCCGCTCCAGCCGGCAGCTACCTTCTGTCCTCAGCTGGTTCCCCCTGGGCATCCATTTGTGCTTTGCACACACCTGCCTGGGTGCATGGGCCTGGTGTTCCGCATCAATGCAATTCCAGGCTGTAGCCCATGAAAAGAGGGGACCCTGAAACCTGAAGGCCTGCATTCAATTCGTTGTTCGTTCCAGCGGACATGCGCTGTAGCTACTAGAGCTGAGGGCTCTGAGGCCGGCCTGCTTGGGTGCAGAGTTGGGCTCCATCAGCGGCTGGGCACGTGACCTGaaccatgcccccccccccaaacatcCCCGGCGCTCGCTGCTTGCCTGCTCCAATACCTTCTCGTCAGGGAGTTTTGTCTGCTGGCTCACCCCTCTTCACCActgtttccccacccccaccctgcttcaATATTCTCAGCATTTATCGCTTGTTAGATGTTCTTACCCACTTGGATGTAAGTCCCCAAGAGGAGATACCCACCTCGGTCTGTGCTTCCAGCACCTCGTACAGTGGGCATACTGCGGCTCAACGCTCATgaacgaatgagtgaatgagcTGCAGTGAGTTCCCTGACCTCGCTCTGCCTCCATTTACTTCTATGTAAAATGGGCATAGGAATAGACATTCATCACAAGGGTGGGTGAGATTGAGAGCCTGGCAATACTAAACACTCAACAAACTCAGCTAATAATTATTCATGAAGTGTTCATTGAACGCCTCctatgaaagaaaagataaaagtagtAGTTCTGAACATTAGCTTTGGAACATTTGCTCTGGTTCAAGCCCTGCCTCCACCACTCTGgataaaattcttagaattttatCTTGCTCACTTTGCTCCAGCCATAATGGCCTCCTGGCTCTTTCTGAGACTCCCCCACACCTTCCACCCCAGGGTCTTTGCAcgtgccctccctctgccctgagtGCTCTTTCCTGGGATATCCACGGGTTCGGGCCCCAGCATCACTGTCTACCCCACACCCCTGGGCACACCACATGCCTGCCTCACGGGTTCTCTCTCTGTGCTGCTCCTTCCCTCCGGAAGACTCTCTCACCCCCTCACATCAGTGTGGATGCCTTCTGTGCATGAGGCCCTCCCTGGCCACCCCGTCTAAAGCAGGCACTCCCCCCGGCCCTTCATTCTCTACCCCATGTCTTGCTTCCTTCATAACACTTACTATGGGTGACTTGTTTGACTTGTATTTCACCTTGCCCATGAGTCAGGGACCAGAGCTGTCTTGTTCTCGCTTAttcccagcacggagcccagaaCCTGGCACCCTGGAGGCCCCTAGTGTTTGAACACAAATGCCCCCTAAAGGCAAACACCGCCCACCTACTAATTATCCCCAAAGCCTCACGTGGGGTCTTCTACTGCAACGGTGTCCAGTTCATAGTTGCTCATTTTGGTGTGATTTGAGGTCTGAACCAGTCCTACTGCTGTAACTCATTCTATTGCAGATGCTGATTCTAATTGCTTGAAAACAAGTGGCGTCAGAAGCCAAGACTGTCCCAGTCATAGTCGAACGAGTAAGTGTAGACATGCCCTTTCTCGTTTCTAATTTCCGAAAACTATTCATGAGACGAAGTCCTCTAATAAGCTTGGACCACTGAATGTTTGAAGGGGACCAGGTGTCCCCCAAAGAAGACAGCAGAGAAGTTGACTTTTATAAATTGTTAccaaaattacatttcttttcacTTGGACATggtgttgtgagaattaaaatgaCGAAGCAAAGAAATTGTCTAACCATGGTGAATTTCTGAATAAGGGTTTATTTCTCCTGGTCTGCTGAGGGTCCCTCTCTCTTAAGGACTCAGAGACGATAGTAAACACCGTGTGCTGGCAATTCTCTTAGCCTTTCCCCGACCCTAAGACAGACCTACCCAGGGCCAAATCAAGTCTGCCAGGCTTGGTGCCAGTCACTTAGTATGTGTAAAATCATAATCCTCCAACTTCTGCCATGAGGTAGGTACTCCTCTgatcctgttttacagataactGAAGAGATTACAATTACAGAGCTAGGAAGAGGTGAATTCAGGACCCAAACCCAAGCAGTTGGACCCTAGAACCAATCTTAACCACAACTCTAATGAAACAGGAGAAACACCAGTTTTTCATGAAAAACATCATTGTAGGACCGGTCTGCCCAGACTGGTGTGGCTATGGATTTTTAGTACCACCATACTGTCTGTCAGAAAGATCATTTGACTGTCATTTTATTAATTCCTAAGAATTAGTCCATGGTTCCACAGAGCAAGGACAGGCTGGGAGCCACGGTGTTTCTAGTTGGTATAAATCTGGTGTCCCTATACGTGTGTTTTAtgattgcttcattttttttttaagattctatttatttgagagagagagtgtgtgtgtgaaagagagagagagatcaggagcaggggggaggggtagagagagaagcagactctccgctgagctgagagcccaatgcgggacttgatctaaggcccccgggattatgacctgagctgaaggcagatgcttaaccgactgagccacccagctgtcccttaTGATTGCTTTAATAGAAGACAGACATTTCACAGCCCAATGAGGGTCCAAGTAGAGCACTCAGTCATAATATAGAAAATAACCCCAATAAAACAGCAATTCTCATGAGTTGATGAGAAATTGTAcaacttttagaatttttttttttaatttgtaagtaacttttctttttttccttctcaaaaggCCTCCAAAGTTCTCATCTATGGGAATTTGTACGAGacctccttctttctcctgaaGAAAACTGTGGCATTCTGGAATGGGAAGATAGGGAACAAGGTATCTTTCGGGTGGTAAAGTCAGAAGCCCTGGCCAAGATGTggggacaaaggaagaaaaatgacagaatgaCGTATGAAAAGTTGAGCCGAGCTCTGAGGTGAGTTAATAGCATGAAATGCATGAGCCTTTGGGCAGAGTTACATAAAATGGCCAGCCATAGAAAATTAAACTGTTTTTGCAGCTTTTTCCTTGATAATCGAAAGGTCATGAGACAACACTCTGGTTCTTAGTTACAGGTGGGATTATGGTTTGTAAACGGACACGCCATCCTTCTCATTCTTGGCAGCGGCCCCGGGGATCACTCTGAATGCAGGccatcccacacacacacacacaaaactcgTTTTGAGCTGAGTGTGGTGAGGCTTAGTCTTCAAGGTGTCTGGGAAAGGTTTAAGTGTAAGCTGATAACAGGGTGTGAAAATACCAGGGTAACCAAAGACCAGCCTGGTCACCCAAGAGGAATGAGGGGAGTGTTTATGTTCTGTTGTCTTCCTGGGGTGCGGGCCTCCCCGCATTTCTCTTCTGCTATCTTCCTCAGGTACTACTACAAAACGGGAATTTTGGAACGGGTCGACCGAAGGCTAGTGTACAAATTTGGAAAAAACGCACACGGGTGGCAGGAAGACAAGCTATGATCTGCTCCGTCGTCAAGCTCCTTGTACAGATTTCTTGTCTTCTAAAACAATCAATCGCATTGCAATAGACATTTGAAAGtcttttcgttgttgttgttgtcgttcaCCTGCAAAGGTGCTGATAAAATTTCTCCGCTTCTCAGCTTACATTTGGGCTCAGAGTTGCTGTTGTCTGCTCCCATGGTGACAGCAACCCTTGAaggaattccttctttttttcttacccatgggaaggaaggaatgatcTTTTGTGGTACCTTGATCAAACATTCCTTCCCTAATCAAGAGTTGCAGAAACACAATAGCCAGTGCCATTGGTACCTACTCTGAGGAAAAGGGtccctttctgccatgtgagacTCATCCAGTGCTCCCCTTTCGAGGGCCCAAAAGTTTTCACATATTTAACTGTGGCACCTGGCAAAGGCAAACAGGAAAAGTGACTCTTTGGTAGCTAGTACAGTAGGACAGGGTGAGATGTGGGTAAGACAAGCCTCCTGTAGATTTTTAATCATTAAAGTCAAATGCCATAGGAAAGTTTCTTAATTGATAAAAGAGAGAATGCATCAAGCTGGGACATGATTGGATTTAGCATAGGTTAAAGTAAGTATCTGAACCAGGGCATCTTTT encodes the following:
- the ELF5 gene encoding ETS-related transcription factor Elf-5 codes for the protein MLDSVTHSTFLPNTSFCDPLMSWTDLFSNEEYYPAFEHQTACDSYWTSVHPEYWTKRHVWEWLQFCCEQYKLDANCISFCHFNISGPQLCSMTQDEFIEAAGICGEYLYFILQNIRSQGYSFFTDTEETKAAIKDYADSNCLKTSGVRSQDCPSHSRTSLQSSHLWEFVRDLLLSPEENCGILEWEDREQGIFRVVKSEALAKMWGQRKKNDRMTYEKLSRALRYYYKTGILERVDRRLVYKFGKNAHGWQEDKL